The following coding sequences are from one Triticum dicoccoides isolate Atlit2015 ecotype Zavitan chromosome 4A, WEW_v2.0, whole genome shotgun sequence window:
- the LOC119287653 gene encoding pheophorbide a oxygenase, chloroplastic-like, translating into MRAVAMPSASLPLLSPRHRPLLRPSTLPASRLGSGLRPRRDRAESTRLRVAAPTSVPGEAERAEEPSTSASSPPESSGEKFVWRDHWYPVSLVEDLDPRVPTPFQLLNRDLVLWNDPNSGDWVALDDRCPHRLAPLSEGRIDETGGLQCSYHGWSFDGSGACTRIPQAAPEGPEARAVRSPRACATKFPTLLSQGLLFVWPDENGWDRAKATKPPMLPKEFDDPAFSTVTIQRDLFYGYDTLMENVSDPSHIEFAHHKVTGRRDRAKPLPFKMESSGAWGYSGANAGNPRITATFEAPCYALNKIEIDTKLPIVGDQKWVIWICSFNIPMAPGKTRSIVCSARNFFQFTMPGKAWWQLVPRWYEHWTSNLVYDGDMIVLQGQEKVFLSASKESSADVNQQYTKLTFTPTQADRFVLAFRAWLRKFGNSQPDWYGSPSQDALPSTVLSKREMLDRYEQHTLKCSSCRGAHKAFQTLQKVFMGATVVFGATAGIPADVQFRILLGAAALISAALAYAFYDRQKHFVFVDYVHADID; encoded by the exons ATGCGGGCGGTCGCGATGCCTTCCGCCTCCCTGCCCCTCCTCTCCCCGCGGCACCGGCCGCTGCTGCGCCCGTCGACCCTCCCGGCCTCCCGCCTCGGCAGCGGGCTCCGTCCACGCCgcgaccgcgccgagagcacccgcCTCCGCGTGGCCGCGCCGACGTCGGTCCCCGGGGAGGCGGAGCGGGCGGAGGAGCCGAGCACGAGCGCGTCCTCGCCGCCGGAGTCCTCGGGGGAGAAGTTCGTATGGCGGGACCACTGGTACCCGGTCTCGCTCGTGGAGGACCTGGACCCGCGCGTGCCCACCCCGTTCCAGCTCCTCAACCGCGACCTCGTCCTCTGGAACGACCCCAACTCCGGCGACTGGGTCGCGCTCGACGACCGCTGCCCGCACCGCCTCGCCCCGCTCTCG gaGGGCAGGATCGACGAGACGGGCGGCCTGCAGTGCTCCTACCACGGCTGGTCCTTCGACGGCTCCGGCGCCTGCACCAGGATCCCGCAGGCCGCGCCCGAGGGGCCCGAGGCCCGGGCGGTGCGCTCGCCCAGGGCCTGCGCCACCAAGTTCCCCACGCTCCTCTCCCAGGGGCTGCTCTTCGTCTGGCCCGACGAGAATGGCTGGGACAGGGCCAAGGCCACCAAGCCTCCAAT GCTGCCGAAGGAGTTCGATGACCCGGCCTTCTCCACCGTGACGATCCAGAGGGACCTCTTCTATGGGTATGACACGTTGATGGAGAACGTCTCCGATCCCTCGCACATAGAGTTTGCTCACCACAAG GTCACTGGACGAAGAGATAGAGCCAAGCCTTTGCCATTCAAAATGGAATCAAGTGGCGCATGGGGATATTCAGGGGCAAATGCCGGTAATCCTCGCATCACTGCAACATTCGAGGCCCCTTGCTATGCGCTGAACAA AATAGAGATTGACACCAAATTACCGATTGTGGGAGATCAGAAGTGGGTCAtatggatttgctccttcaacaTTCCAATGGCCCCAGGAAAAACTCGTTCTATTGTCTGTAGTGCTCGAAACTTTTTCCAGTTTACAATGCCAGGAAAGGCATGGTGGCAG ctTGTCCCTCGATGGTACGAACATTGGACCTCAAATTTGGTCTATGACGGCGATATGATTGTGCTTCAAGGCCAAGAGAAGGTTTTCCTGTCTGCATCCAAGGAGTCGTCTGCAGATGTTAATCAGCAGTACACAAAGCTCACTTTCACGCCCACACAGGCCGACCGATTTGTCTTGGCATTCCGGGCATGGCTAAGGAAATTCGGCAATAGCCAGCCTGACTGGTACGGAAGCCCTAGCCAAGATGCATTACCTTCTACGGTCCTTTCAAAGCGAGAG ATGCTAGACAGATACGAGCAGCACACGCTGAAATGCTCGTCCTGCAGAGGAGCGCACAAGGCCTTCCAGACTCTGCAGAAGGTGTTCATGGGGGCGACGGTCGTGTTCGGTGCGACCGCCGGGATCCCTGCGGATGTTCAGTTCAGGATATTGCTTGGCGCCGCTGCTCTGATCAGTGCCGCTCTGGCCTACGCCTTCTACGACCGGCAGAAGCATTTCGTGTTTGTAGACTATGTACATGCTGACATTGATTGA